The following coding sequences lie in one Lolium perenne isolate Kyuss_39 chromosome 2, Kyuss_2.0, whole genome shotgun sequence genomic window:
- the LOC127332051 gene encoding rust resistance kinase Lr10, which translates to MSAFLVAAVLLCLVNYGVDLATAWEDKDFFKYCQPSKCSKHGPEIRFPFRLESNNTSSSCSTPCMALACSGQDTILVHPVLGPCKVTTIDYRYPGIKIIPLVDSLSPCPLQKLISRSIPYAQHQGHCDVYYQYYATLVCCSKEFTRSIHDADSVAGPVSCLSNVTHFSYLVDSFASISILSSDCKVCLDGVIPLPINYDIVPFSFKRSAEGILSFSEMAMEWENSMYEIGNSSKAGINCPECERQGKHCAFSSQRNQTFCMRHGSRIRVTAATSSVAAFVVLLLTVATALYLSLKTRYNEEIHLKVEMFLRTYGTSKPTRYTFSEVKKMARRFKEKIGQGGFGSVYKGKLPNGVPMAVKMLENSTAEGGEFINEVATIGRIHHANIVQLLGFCSEGTRRALIYEFMPNESLERYIFSADSKAYHQLLVPDKMLDVALGIARGMEYLHQGCNQRILHFDIKPHNILLDYNFNPKISDFGLAKLCARDQSIVTLTAARGTMGYIAPELYSRNFGGISYKSDVYSFGMLVLEMVSGRRNCDPSVGSQNDVYLPEWIYEKIITGQDLVLISDMAEEEKEKVRQLAIVALWCIQWNPKHRPSMTKVVNMLTGRLQNLQIPPKPFVSSENQRMV; encoded by the exons ATGAGTGCATTCCTTGTTGCAGCTGTCCTGCTATGTCTCGTCAATTATGGAGTTGACTTGGCCACAGCGTGGGAAGATAAAGATTTCTTCAAATACTGCCAACCGTCCAAGTGCAGCAAGCATGGCCCGGAGATCAGGTTTCCTTTTCGACTTGAATCCAACAATACATCATCATCATGCAGTACACCATGCATGGCATTAGCATGCTCTGGCCAGGACACCATCCTGGTTCACCCAGTCCTTGgcccatgcaaagtgaccaccatAGATTACAGGTAtcctggcatcaagatcatcccgCTCGTAGACTCCTTGTCTCCCTGTCCGCTCCAGAAGCTCATCTCCAGAAGCATACCCTATGCACAGCACCAGGGCCACTGTGACGTATATTATCAGTACTATGCAACCTTAGTATGCTGCTCGAAAGAGTTCACGCGAAGCATTCATGATGCCGATAGCGTTGCTGGCCCAGTTTCCTGCCTTAGCAACGTAACCCACTTCTCGTATTTGGTGGATTCTTTTGCATCCATTTCCATTCTTTCATCAGACTGCAAGGTGTGCTTAGATGGTGTCATCCCGCTACCCATCAACTACGACATAGTCCCATTTTCTTTCAAGAGAAGTGCAGAAGGAATCCTCAGTTTTTCTGAGATGGCGATGGAATGGGAAAATTCGATGTATGAAATAGGCAATAGTTCCAAGGCAGGcatcaattgcccagaatgtgaaCGTCAAGGGAAACACTGTGCATTCAGCTCACAAAGGAATCAAACATTCTGCATGCGTCATG GTTCGCGTATCAGAGTCACCGCTG CTACATCATCGGTGGCCGCATTCGTTGTTCTTTTGTTGACGGTGGCCACTGCGCTTTACCTTTCACTTAAGACAAGATATAACGAAGAGATACATTTGAAGGTTGAAATGTTTCTCAGGACATATGGCACATCAAAACCCACGAGGTACACTTTCTCTGAAGTTAAAAAGATGGCAAGACGGTTTAAGGAGAAAATAGGACAAGGGGGATTTGGAAGTGTATACAAAGGCAAATTACCAAATGGAGTTCCCATGGCTGTCAAGATGCTAGAAAACTCTACAGCAGAGGGAGGAGAATTCATTAATGAAGTTGCAACCATTGGGAGAATCCACCATGCAAACATTGTCCAGCTCCTGGGCTTTTGCTCAGAAGGAACAAGGCGGGCACTTATTTATGAATTCATGCCTAACGAATCATTGGAGAGATATATATTCTCCGCTGATTCTAAGGCTTATCATCAACTCCTAGTTCCTGACAAAATGCTAGATGTTGCTCTAGGCATTGCCCGGGGAATGGAATACCTACATCAAGGATGCAACCAGCGCATTCTCCATTTTGACATCAAGCCTCACAACATCTTGTTGGACTACAACTTCAATCCAAAGATCTCAGACTTTGGCCTCGCAAAGTTGTGTGCAAGGGACCAGAGCATTGTCACGTTAACCGCAGCAAGAGGAACAATGGGTTATATTGCACCAGAGTTATATTCGCGGAACTTTGGGGGGATATCCTACAAATCAGATGTGTACAGTTTTGGCATGCTGGTGTTAGAAATGGTTAGTGGAAGGAGGAACTGTGACCCAAGTGTGGGTAGCCAGAACGATGTCTACCTCCCAGAGTGGATCTACGAGAAAATAATCACTGGGCAAGACTTGGTCCTTATTTCAGACATGGCAGAGGAGGagaaagaaaaggtaagacagcTGGCCATTGTGGCATTATGGTGCATCCAGTGGAATCCAAAACATCGGCCCTCGATGACAAAGGTGGTCAACATGTTAACGGGAAGATTGCAGAACCTGCAGATTCCCCCTAAGCCGTTTGTCTCATCTGAAAATCAACGAATGGTGTAA